The sequence below is a genomic window from Brevibacillus agri.
CCATGCAGATGATGTGACCCAAAATTTGCCTGGTGGGGATAGAACCGGTAGTTGTTCGAGCGCTCCTTTGCGCTTTTTTTCTCGCTCTTATACGTCAAAAAGACGCTTGAAAAAGGAGACGGCAGTCCGTCTTCGTTCAAGCGCCATTGCTTTTGTTGCGATTCACTTTTCCAGCGAACTTTGTTTTTCCAACAGGATCGTCTCTACTGCGGGCAGCAGCTCTTCCTCCATGACGGGCTTGACCAGGTAGGCGCAGACGCCTTTTGTCTTCGCTTTCGCTACCAGGTCTTTTTGACTGTACGCCGTCAGCAGCAAAATGGAAGCGTCCGATTGCCCTTTGATAATCCCGGTAGCCGTCAATCCATCCATGACGGGCATTTTTACATCCATGATGATGAGGTGCGGGTCCCACAGTTGCGTCAGAGAAACGGCTTCTTCGCCGTTTTTCCCGTCAGCCACAACGTTGTAGCCTTGTTCCTGCAACATCTCGACCAGGTCCATTCGCGTGATGGGGTCGTCGTCTATGATGATAATTCGATAACGATGACGCAATACTCCACCTCCCATCAAAGAGAATGGACGTGCCAACTGCTCACCAAAATGTCAAGCTTGCACCGACGCCGTTGTCGGCTTTTTCGCAGCTTTTTGAATACTTTTATTATATCCATTATTTTTCGCCATTTCCAGCCTGAATCCTGTCCGCTGTTCCCGGCTTCTCTCGCAGGAGAAGCCGGGCGGACGAAGCGTGTTTTGCGTCATCGTCTGCCGCCCTTTTGCCCTTTTTGGATACGGGAACTCGCGTGTCCTGCCCCTTGTCCCGCTCCTGTACTGTACACTGCGTTTTCTTCGGCTCACCTTCACCTGGACGAGCCATGGCAGATGGCTTACCGGGCTTGCTCCGTCATTTTTTCCCGCAAGTCCGTGACCAGTTCGTGCATCGTTACGCTCTGCAAAATCGCTTCCATCGCATGCTGCGCGCGATGCAAAATCAGCTCCAGGACGAACTGGATATTGGCTCCGACCGGACAGGCAGGGTTCGGCTGCTCGTGGATGTGAAAAAGCTGGCCTTCCTCCACGACCTCGACGGCGCGATATACGTCCAGCAATGTGATTTGCTCCAGCTCTTTCGCAAGCGTTGCGCCGCCCGCCCCGGCCCGGACGTGTACAAGCCCTGCTTTTTTCAGTTGTCCGAGCACGCGGCGGATAATAACCGGATTGGTGTTCACGCTGCCGGCGATCCATTCCGATGTATGGTGAGCATTTGCATCAATGGAGAGCAGAGATAAAATATGAACCGCAATCGAGAAACGGCTGCTGATTTTCATGTCGGTCACCCTTTCGTTGTAATGATTATAGTTACATCCCTGTTTGGAAGTCAAGTTAACCGTTCCGTCACATTTCCGCCTGTGGCGCATTTGTGAATTCTACTATAATTTACGTTGTTATCAGATTCCATATTTTCAATGGGGAGTGTTGCCTGCATGATGCATCCACAGATTGATGTCTCACCAGCAACGGCCTTACTCGATGTACCTGTCCATATTACACTAAGCGGTTTTATGCCGCATCAATTAATCACGCTTCATGCCACCATGACGAACGGTTTGCCGGGCGGAGAGATGTCGGCCTCTTCCCATGCCATTTTCCAGGCAGACGAGAACGGCTTTGTTGATCTTGTGTCCCAGGCGCCTCTGTTCGGCACGTACGAAGGCATTGACCCCATGGGACTGTTCTGGTCGATGAACGTGCAGACGCTCCGCTATTACAGCTCCTATTCCCTCGAAGACTTTCAGTTTACCCCACGCTCCACAGAGATTCACCTGACGGCAGAGGTGAAACAAAAGCCTGTCGCCAAGGCTGTCGTCAAGCGCATCTTCGTCTCACGCGACGTTTCCATCCAAAAAGTCAGGGAGGACGGCTTGGTCGGCCTCTTTTTCAGCAAGCCACATCTTGA
It includes:
- a CDS encoding Rrf2 family transcriptional regulator, with product MKISSRFSIAVHILSLLSIDANAHHTSEWIAGSVNTNPVIIRRVLGQLKKAGLVHVRAGAGGATLAKELEQITLLDVYRAVEVVEEGQLFHIHEQPNPACPVGANIQFVLELILHRAQHAMEAILQSVTMHELVTDLREKMTEQAR
- a CDS encoding response regulator, whose protein sequence is MRHRYRIIIIDDDPITRMDLVEMLQEQGYNVVADGKNGEEAVSLTQLWDPHLIIMDVKMPVMDGLTATGIIKGQSDASILLLTAYSQKDLVAKAKTKGVCAYLVKPVMEEELLPAVETILLEKQSSLEK